The Sphingopyxis fribergensis genome contains a region encoding:
- the hflC gene encoding protease modulator HflC, with translation MFNSLFQNPMRLLFGAVILLVILSQSLAIVPEDKQALILRFGEIERTVNRYKPNEEFGRSGAGLVLRVPFTDGIQYIDKRILGVNMERQQVLSTDQQRLQVDAFARFRITNPVRMYTAIRTEDKLQAQLATILGSSLRNELGKRTFATLLSPERGAVMDNIQVALNREAQKYGAEIIDVRIKRADLPEGATLEAAYNRMRTARQQEAISIRAEGQKEAQIIRGSADGEAARIYAASFGKDPEFYDFYRAMQSYRQTFLGENNQGGTSIIMSPDNEYLKRFSGG, from the coding sequence ATGTTTAATTCGCTGTTCCAGAACCCGATGCGGCTGCTGTTCGGCGCCGTCATCCTTCTCGTCATCCTGTCGCAATCGCTGGCGATCGTGCCCGAGGACAAGCAGGCGCTGATCCTGCGCTTCGGCGAGATCGAGCGCACGGTGAACCGCTACAAGCCGAACGAGGAATTCGGCCGTTCGGGCGCCGGCCTTGTCCTGCGCGTGCCGTTCACCGACGGCATCCAATATATCGACAAGCGCATCCTCGGCGTGAACATGGAGCGCCAGCAGGTGCTCTCGACCGACCAGCAGCGCTTGCAGGTCGACGCTTTTGCGCGCTTCCGCATTACCAACCCGGTGCGCATGTACACCGCGATCCGGACCGAGGATAAATTGCAGGCGCAGCTCGCGACGATCCTCGGTTCGTCGCTGCGCAACGAGCTGGGCAAGCGCACCTTTGCCACCCTGCTGTCGCCCGAGCGCGGCGCGGTGATGGACAATATCCAGGTCGCGCTGAACCGCGAAGCGCAGAAATATGGCGCCGAGATCATCGATGTGCGGATCAAGCGCGCCGACCTTCCCGAAGGCGCGACGCTCGAGGCGGCGTACAACCGCATGCGCACCGCGCGCCAGCAGGAAGCGATCTCGATCCGCGCCGAAGGGCAGAAGGAAGCGCAAATCATCCGCGGCAGCGCCGATGGCGAAGCGGCGCGCATCTATGCCGCCAGCTTTGGCAAGGATCCCGAATTCTATGATTTCTACCGGGCGATGCAGAGCTATCGGCAGACCTTCCTCGGCGAAAACAACCAGGGCGGGACGTCGATCATCATGTCGCCGGACAATGAATATCTGAAACGGTTCAGCGGCGGTTGA
- a CDS encoding trypsin-like peptidase domain-containing protein yields MRYVYGITSALLAGGTALALVTQSPVGAQVAQNEKSEIAKVVPRSGAPESFADLVEQLQPAVVNISTKQEVTLGVRLNPFAGTREPITQEQQGGGSGFLISADGYIVTNNHVISGGPRGEEVNQVTVTLTNQKEYKATIVGRDVASDLALLKIEASGLPFVKFADSSTARVGDWVVAIGNPLGLGSTVTAGIISAVQRNIGTGTAYDRYIQTDTAINRGNSGGPLFDLSGNVVGINNMLISPVGANIGVNFAIPADAAIPVINALRAGEKVQRGYLGIGIAPVDEDLAAALGLPKDRGEFIQRVEPDQAGQKAGLKRGDVVTKVNGKDVTPQQTLSYIVSNTKPGTRIPLEIIRDGKTMTIQTVVGTRPPEETLTGSNFDPEEEQTVPEDPTGAADKAIQEELGLSVQVVTPEIARAVGVDAGTKGLVVGAASANSDAGRKGLRRGDVILSANRTPVTTSEALAKAVADAKKAGRDAVLLEILRRGGPSAFVAIRVK; encoded by the coding sequence GTGCGTTATGTTTATGGCATCACTTCGGCCTTGCTGGCGGGTGGCACCGCGCTGGCGCTGGTCACCCAGTCCCCCGTCGGGGCGCAGGTCGCGCAAAATGAGAAGAGCGAAATCGCCAAGGTCGTGCCGCGTTCGGGCGCGCCCGAAAGCTTCGCTGACCTGGTCGAGCAGCTCCAGCCCGCAGTGGTCAACATCTCGACCAAACAGGAAGTCACGCTCGGCGTCCGGCTCAACCCCTTCGCCGGCACGCGTGAGCCGATCACGCAGGAACAGCAGGGCGGCGGATCGGGATTCCTGATTTCGGCCGACGGCTATATCGTCACCAACAACCACGTCATCTCGGGCGGTCCGCGCGGCGAAGAAGTGAACCAGGTCACGGTGACGCTGACCAACCAGAAGGAATATAAGGCGACGATCGTCGGCCGCGACGTCGCATCCGACCTCGCGCTGCTCAAGATAGAGGCGAGCGGTCTGCCGTTCGTCAAGTTCGCCGACAGCAGCACCGCGCGCGTCGGCGACTGGGTCGTTGCGATCGGCAATCCGCTCGGGCTCGGCTCGACGGTGACCGCGGGCATCATCTCGGCGGTGCAACGCAACATCGGCACCGGCACCGCCTATGACCGCTATATTCAAACCGATACTGCGATCAACCGCGGCAACTCGGGCGGTCCGTTGTTCGATCTGAGCGGGAATGTCGTCGGGATCAACAATATGCTGATCTCGCCCGTCGGCGCGAACATCGGCGTCAACTTCGCCATTCCCGCCGATGCGGCTATTCCCGTGATCAACGCGCTGCGCGCCGGCGAAAAGGTTCAGCGCGGCTATCTTGGCATCGGCATCGCGCCCGTCGACGAGGATCTCGCGGCGGCGCTCGGCCTGCCCAAGGACCGCGGCGAATTCATCCAGCGCGTCGAACCCGATCAGGCGGGTCAAAAGGCGGGCCTGAAGCGCGGCGACGTCGTGACCAAGGTCAACGGCAAGGACGTCACGCCGCAGCAGACGCTGTCGTACATCGTGTCGAACACCAAGCCTGGCACGCGCATTCCGCTCGAAATCATTCGTGACGGCAAGACGATGACGATCCAGACCGTCGTCGGAACGCGTCCGCCCGAGGAAACGCTGACCGGCAGCAATTTCGATCCCGAAGAAGAACAGACGGTTCCCGAGGATCCGACGGGCGCCGCCGACAAGGCGATCCAGGAAGAGTTGGGACTGTCGGTGCAGGTGGTGACGCCCGAAATCGCGCGCGCGGTCGGGGTCGACGCCGGCACCAAGGGGCTCGTGGTCGGTGCGGCATCGGCGAACAGCGACGCGGGCCGCAAAGGCCTGCGCCGGGGCGACGTGATCCTTAGCGCCAACCGCACGCCGGTCACGACGAGCGAGGCGCTGGCCAAGGCGGTCGCCGACGCGAAAAAGGCGGGCCGCGATGCGGTGCTGCTCGAAATCCTGCGCCGCGGCGGGCCGTCGGCCTTCGTCGCGATCCGCGTGAAATAG
- a CDS encoding VOC family protein, with protein MIGYVTLGTKDLAKAAEFYDAIAAELDTPRMMEFDGFIAWGKPGGGAGIGLTKPFDGNVATVGNGVMVALEAKDKDQVHRLHEIALAHGGSCEGPPGPRGEGFYAGYFRDPDGNKLNAFIMG; from the coding sequence ATGATTGGCTATGTGACGCTGGGCACGAAGGATCTCGCCAAGGCGGCGGAATTTTATGACGCGATTGCCGCCGAACTCGACACGCCGCGCATGATGGAATTCGACGGCTTCATCGCCTGGGGCAAGCCGGGCGGCGGCGCGGGCATCGGGCTGACCAAGCCCTTCGACGGCAATGTTGCAACGGTCGGCAACGGCGTGATGGTCGCGCTCGAGGCAAAGGACAAGGACCAGGTCCACCGCCTCCACGAGATCGCGCTGGCGCATGGCGGCAGCTGCGAAGGCCCCCCGGGACCGCGCGGCGAAGGCTTTTACGCGGGCTATTTCCGCGACCCCGACGGCAACAAGCTCAACGCCTTCATCATGGGATGA
- a CDS encoding nucleotidyltransferase family protein, which yields MSAAEADIISILRADRLRWYLLGAVAALELPDCWIAAGFVRNAVWDHRHQRPPSPPDRDVDVIWYDPDRIDPALDRLHEARLAAIAPSVVWSVKNQARMHIRNGDPPYASAADAMRHWPETATAVAARRYDADHCEVAAPLGADDLFGLILRPTSSFVDLKRAVYDERRKSKKWLEHWPLLREA from the coding sequence ATGAGCGCAGCCGAGGCCGATATCATTTCTATTCTGCGCGCCGACCGGCTTCGCTGGTACCTGCTCGGCGCGGTTGCGGCGCTCGAACTGCCCGACTGCTGGATCGCAGCCGGTTTTGTCAGAAACGCGGTCTGGGATCATCGGCACCAGCGCCCGCCGTCACCGCCCGATCGCGATGTCGACGTGATCTGGTACGACCCCGACCGAATCGACCCGGCGCTCGATCGGCTCCACGAGGCGCGGCTGGCGGCGATCGCGCCCTCGGTCGTCTGGTCGGTCAAGAACCAGGCGCGCATGCACATCCGCAACGGCGACCCGCCCTATGCTTCCGCCGCCGATGCGATGCGCCATTGGCCCGAGACAGCAACCGCCGTTGCGGCGCGACGCTATGATGCCGACCATTGCGAGGTTGCCGCGCCGCTGGGCGCCGACGATCTGTTCGGCTTGATCCTGCGTCCGACGTCGTCTTTCGTGGACCTGAAGCGCGCCGTTTACGACGAGCGACGGAAATCCAAAAAATGGCTGGAGCATTGGCCCTTGCTGCGGGAAGCGTGA